The proteins below come from a single Candidatus Hydrogenedentota bacterium genomic window:
- the ggt gene encoding gamma-glutamyltransferase, translated as MASAAGTTERKRPFFDKERIEARNRNRSTVVCRHGMVCASQPLAAMAGIDALKAGGTCIDAAITCNAALGVVEPASNGIGGDLFAIAWIEKEGKLFGLNASGRSPYDWSLEEAAKMGVTDIKRQSPLSWNVPGCVSGWKMLSDRWGKLGLAKCLEPAIALARDGFPLSPIIGTQQFASWPSEMAPHMAKVYHPDGKIPRYGDIFQNPLLANNLSAIAKDGPAAFYEGEIAQAIVKKSQELGGKMSLRDLKDHTANWVEPVSANYRGWDVWEIPPNGQGISVLQILNMLELFDIGSMQLNSAEHLHLFIEAKKLAYEDRAVYYADPEFADVPVKELISKEYAKARAKLINPKRAATDVKYGDPKLDSDTIYMCAADSEGNMISLIQSNYAGFGSTICPDGCGFVIQNRGEGFSLDPKHRCKLEPHKRPFHTIIPAFMTKDNKPVMAFGVMGGDFQPQGHSQVTMNMIDFGMTPQEAGDQPRVSHDGSSSPWGGTMENGGRLKFEHGIDDAVKQQLADMGHQIADGVDSHGGYQAIWREDDPLRYFGGTDPRLDGAALGY; from the coding sequence ATGGCTTCAGCGGCGGGGACGACGGAACGGAAGCGGCCGTTTTTCGACAAGGAACGGATCGAGGCGCGCAACCGCAATCGATCGACGGTGGTGTGCCGCCACGGCATGGTTTGCGCGAGCCAACCGCTGGCGGCAATGGCGGGCATCGACGCATTGAAGGCAGGCGGCACCTGCATCGACGCGGCAATCACGTGCAACGCGGCGCTCGGCGTCGTCGAACCCGCAAGCAACGGAATCGGCGGCGATCTGTTTGCGATTGCCTGGATCGAGAAAGAAGGGAAACTCTTCGGACTTAACGCGAGCGGGCGTTCGCCGTATGACTGGAGCTTGGAAGAGGCTGCCAAAATGGGCGTAACGGACATCAAACGTCAAAGCCCACTGTCGTGGAACGTGCCCGGTTGCGTGAGCGGATGGAAGATGCTCAGCGATCGTTGGGGGAAACTGGGACTTGCGAAGTGTCTGGAACCCGCGATCGCGCTGGCGCGCGACGGGTTCCCCCTGTCGCCTATTATCGGAACGCAGCAGTTTGCGTCGTGGCCCAGTGAGATGGCGCCTCATATGGCCAAGGTGTACCACCCCGACGGTAAGATTCCGCGGTATGGGGACATCTTTCAGAATCCGTTGCTGGCGAATAACCTGAGCGCAATTGCCAAAGATGGGCCGGCGGCATTTTATGAAGGCGAAATAGCCCAAGCTATCGTGAAGAAGTCTCAGGAACTCGGCGGCAAGATGAGCTTGCGCGATCTCAAGGACCATACGGCGAACTGGGTGGAACCCGTGAGCGCCAACTATCGAGGGTGGGACGTGTGGGAAATCCCGCCGAATGGCCAGGGGATTTCCGTCCTGCAAATTCTTAACATGCTCGAACTCTTCGATATTGGCAGTATGCAACTGAATTCTGCGGAGCATCTGCATTTGTTTATCGAGGCGAAGAAACTGGCGTACGAGGACCGCGCGGTGTACTACGCCGATCCCGAGTTCGCGGACGTGCCGGTGAAAGAGTTGATCTCGAAGGAGTATGCGAAAGCGCGCGCAAAATTGATCAATCCCAAACGCGCGGCCACGGACGTAAAGTACGGCGACCCGAAACTGGATTCCGACACCATTTACATGTGCGCGGCGGATAGCGAAGGCAACATGATTTCGCTGATTCAGAGCAACTACGCCGGTTTCGGATCGACCATTTGCCCCGACGGATGCGGCTTCGTGATCCAAAACCGCGGGGAAGGGTTCTCGCTCGATCCGAAACACCGCTGCAAACTGGAACCGCACAAGCGTCCGTTCCACACGATCATTCCCGCGTTCATGACGAAGGACAACAAACCGGTAATGGCGTTCGGCGTCATGGGCGGCGATTTCCAGCCGCAGGGGCATAGCCAGGTCACGATGAACATGATCGACTTCGGCATGACGCCGCAGGAAGCGGGCGATCAGCCGCGCGTCAGCCACGACGGCAGTTCGTCGCCCTGGGGCGGTACGATGGAGAATGGCGGAAGACTGAAATTTGAGCACGGCATCGACGACGCCGTGAAACAACAACTCGCGGACATGGGCCACCAAATCGCCGACGGCGTCGATTCGCACGGCGGCTACCAGGCCATCTGGCGCGAAGACGATCCCTTGCGCTACTTCGGCGGCACGGACCCGCGCCTCGATGGAGCGGCACTCGGCTACTAA
- a CDS encoding 2-phosphosulfolactate phosphatase has translation MENRCTAIVVDALRASATVAYMLDAGATEILAVRDVEEAYSLKRANPHALLAGERGGLPPQGFDLGNSPRDVARVRGKRVIFTTTTGAGRLVEVWGAPALFMGSTVNASAVAKAAIAHERDVVVIPAGLMNDPAFNAQEDWTGAAAIAFTAEHMCGELGLGEGGHRYTYWHDRILCDGIPALFANAPHSQNLRNVGLADDIHFCAQVDTVGAVPMAVGFDGVAVRLLSSAAAH, from the coding sequence GTGGAAAACAGGTGCACCGCGATCGTTGTCGACGCGTTGCGGGCGAGCGCGACTGTGGCATATATGCTCGACGCGGGGGCCACGGAGATTCTCGCTGTACGCGACGTGGAAGAAGCCTACTCGCTCAAACGCGCGAATCCGCATGCGTTGCTCGCGGGCGAACGCGGCGGACTGCCGCCGCAAGGATTCGATCTCGGCAACAGCCCGCGCGACGTCGCGCGCGTGCGCGGCAAGCGTGTTATCTTCACCACGACAACCGGCGCCGGGAGGCTAGTGGAGGTGTGGGGCGCGCCGGCGTTGTTCATGGGATCGACCGTGAACGCATCTGCCGTGGCAAAGGCCGCGATCGCGCACGAACGCGACGTTGTCGTCATCCCCGCGGGATTGATGAACGATCCGGCTTTCAACGCGCAGGAGGATTGGACCGGCGCTGCGGCCATCGCATTTACCGCAGAGCACATGTGCGGCGAGTTAGGCCTCGGCGAAGGCGGCCACCGGTATACCTACTGGCACGACCGAATTCTCTGCGATGGCATTCCTGCGCTGTTCGCGAACGCGCCTCATTCACAGAATCTGCGTAACGTGGGGCTTGCAGACGATATCCATTTTTGCGCGCAGGTGGATACGGTGGGCGCGGTCCCAATGGCGGTCGGGTTTGATGGGGTTGCGGTAAGATTGTTGTCCAGTGCCGCAGCGCATTGA
- a CDS encoding glycosyltransferase family 9 protein codes for MIAGSPRILIIRLSAIGDVVRVLPALQILRERYPEAHIDWMVERKAADIVEGHPALDGVIVFERPGGAWKSSREFAGLCRDIRNKRYDMVVDFHGILKSGLVAAASRAKQRIGFARPRSQEGSNLFYTKQVSVPLDKLNRAEENLRLCQALAADARWPSPVIYVSDEVQETVHDYTDSEFDSDKLVVAMHAPVDRPEKQWPLAHFAGLADLLLADGRFEVLLTWGPGQFGVVEEVQSLMRRKASVAPEMPDLKHYAALVARCALYVGGDTGPMHIAAAMGTPVIGVFGGTNPAQHAPYLLPGKALYAGASTGHSANGLAAAQVRLAAITPDEAYAACIQQLFE; via the coding sequence TTGATCGCGGGTTCGCCGCGGATACTCATCATTCGACTCAGCGCGATAGGGGACGTTGTGCGCGTCTTGCCCGCGCTGCAAATCCTGCGTGAGCGGTATCCGGAAGCGCACATTGACTGGATGGTCGAGCGCAAGGCGGCGGACATTGTCGAGGGCCATCCCGCGCTCGATGGCGTGATCGTGTTCGAACGACCGGGCGGCGCATGGAAAAGTTCGCGCGAATTCGCCGGGCTCTGCCGCGATATCCGCAATAAGCGGTATGACATGGTCGTTGATTTCCACGGAATACTGAAAAGCGGCCTTGTTGCCGCCGCGTCCCGAGCGAAACAGCGAATAGGATTCGCGCGGCCGCGTAGCCAGGAAGGCAGCAATCTGTTTTACACGAAGCAGGTCTCCGTCCCGCTCGACAAACTCAATCGCGCGGAAGAGAACCTGCGGCTGTGCCAGGCGCTCGCGGCGGACGCGCGCTGGCCCTCGCCCGTCATTTACGTTTCGGATGAAGTGCAAGAGACCGTCCATGACTACACCGACTCCGAGTTCGACAGCGACAAACTGGTCGTCGCGATGCACGCGCCCGTTGATCGGCCCGAGAAGCAGTGGCCGCTCGCCCACTTCGCGGGGCTGGCTGACCTGTTGCTTGCGGATGGCCGATTCGAAGTGCTGCTGACGTGGGGTCCGGGGCAGTTCGGGGTCGTCGAAGAAGTGCAGTCCCTCATGCGGCGCAAGGCGTCCGTTGCGCCGGAGATGCCTGACCTAAAGCATTACGCGGCGCTTGTCGCGCGGTGCGCGCTCTACGTCGGGGGCGACACTGGCCCGATGCACATCGCCGCCGCCATGGGCACGCCGGTGATTGGAGTTTTTGGTGGAACGAACCCGGCCCAACACGCACCCTACCTGTTGCCCGGTAAAGCCCTTTACGCGGGCGCCTCGACCGGTCACAGTGCGAATGGTCTTGCTGCCGCGCAGGTGCGGCTAGCTGCCATCACACCCGACGAGGCGTACGCGGCGTGCATCCAACAGCTTTTCGAGTAG
- a CDS encoding PAS domain-containing protein — protein sequence MNAPRNSNAPESSGRQRNGFTELISEVASSLVDVRQETFDVVLEDVLRRIGQFVDCDFVYICEYTPSNELPALTHTWVRDEAAGFRLHTNDFAAAHTVAWTNAVRQSGCLAFDSERGAPGDLRRERALLGAVGVHALLEVPLGVKGRYLGALGLLAVRAGHVWNDDQRTLLKVMGHLVTSALHHERIEEALSNERQLLRTVIDNLPDYIFAKDTKSRFILNNSSHLRLLKASVQEEVYGKTDYDIFPAELADQYYRDEQHVIETGQSLVNREESVLTEEGTQRWLLTTKVAWRDSEGRPQGIVGMSRDITVRKEMAEEIEKHAKLLEQTNAELQARNQELDEFTYIASHDLQEPLRKQVAFSDALREDLAEGNLDEVERDLATITSAAKRMQTLVRDLLMLSRSGRQTMDWEVVDLNECVALALDALQFRIEQEQAVIVQTTLPSVRVDKTLMAQLYQNLIGNAIKFHGSSAPRVRLTVESTHEQYILGIADNGIGIKAEYGEQIFAPFKRLHGRHEYEGTGIGLAICRKIVERHGGRIWVESAPGQGSHFKFTLPIRPGETAI from the coding sequence GTGAATGCCCCCCGGAATTCGAATGCTCCTGAATCGTCCGGCCGTCAACGGAACGGTTTCACCGAACTGATTTCAGAAGTAGCCTCCAGCCTGGTGGACGTGCGCCAGGAAACCTTCGACGTCGTTCTGGAAGACGTATTGCGCCGGATTGGCCAGTTCGTCGATTGCGACTTTGTATACATATGCGAATACACGCCGTCGAACGAGTTGCCTGCGTTGACCCATACGTGGGTCCGCGACGAAGCCGCCGGGTTTCGCCTCCATACGAATGACTTTGCCGCGGCCCATACCGTTGCGTGGACGAACGCGGTCAGACAGTCCGGTTGTCTTGCCTTCGACTCCGAACGGGGCGCGCCCGGCGACCTGCGCCGGGAACGGGCCTTGCTCGGCGCCGTGGGCGTGCACGCGCTGCTGGAAGTACCGTTGGGCGTGAAAGGCAGGTACCTGGGCGCGCTGGGGCTGCTGGCGGTTCGCGCGGGCCATGTCTGGAACGACGACCAACGCACGCTGCTCAAGGTCATGGGACATCTGGTAACAAGCGCGCTGCACCACGAACGCATCGAGGAGGCCTTGTCGAACGAGCGCCAACTGTTGCGCACGGTGATAGACAACCTCCCCGACTACATTTTCGCAAAAGACACGAAGAGTCGATTCATCTTGAACAACTCGTCGCACCTGAGACTCCTCAAGGCCAGCGTGCAGGAAGAGGTATACGGCAAGACCGACTACGACATTTTCCCGGCGGAACTCGCCGATCAGTACTACCGCGACGAGCAGCATGTCATCGAAACTGGCCAATCGCTGGTGAATCGCGAAGAATCGGTCTTGACCGAAGAAGGAACCCAGCGATGGCTCTTGACGACGAAGGTCGCGTGGCGCGATAGCGAAGGCCGCCCGCAGGGCATTGTGGGCATGAGCCGCGACATTACAGTCCGGAAAGAGATGGCGGAAGAGATCGAGAAGCACGCCAAGCTGCTCGAACAAACCAATGCGGAGCTACAGGCGCGCAATCAGGAATTGGACGAGTTCACGTACATCGCCAGTCACGACCTGCAGGAGCCTTTGCGAAAGCAGGTGGCGTTCAGCGACGCGCTCCGGGAGGACCTTGCGGAGGGTAACCTCGACGAAGTCGAACGGGACCTCGCGACGATCACCTCCGCGGCCAAGCGTATGCAGACACTCGTGCGCGACCTGCTCATGCTTTCCCGATCCGGCCGTCAGACGATGGATTGGGAAGTGGTTGACCTTAACGAATGCGTTGCGCTGGCGCTGGACGCATTGCAGTTTCGAATCGAACAGGAGCAAGCCGTCATAGTACAAACCACCCTGCCCTCCGTCCGTGTGGACAAGACGCTCATGGCTCAGTTGTATCAAAATCTCATTGGCAACGCGATCAAGTTCCACGGTTCGTCGGCGCCACGCGTCCGGCTCACCGTCGAATCCACGCATGAGCAGTACATCCTCGGTATCGCGGACAACGGAATCGGAATCAAGGCGGAGTACGGGGAGCAAATTTTCGCGCCGTTCAAGCGGCTTCATGGCCGCCACGAATACGAGGGCACTGGCATAGGACTGGCCATCTGCCGTAAGATTGTGGAACGCCATGGGGGTAGAATCTGGGTGGAATCCGCTCCCGGCCAGGGATCGCATTTCAAGTTCACTCTGCCCATTCGCCCGGGAGAGACGGCCATATGA
- a CDS encoding response regulator, giving the protein MKRDDSRSAVILLVEDDPDDQELTKRAFRTSKLRNRLHIVNDGEAALNYLYRRGEYAEARKAPRPDLILLDLNMPKVDGRAVLSQIKIDPELRQIPVVVLTTSSSEEDVIRSYELGVNSYVPKPVHMDGFVKAIQQLEHYWFELVILP; this is encoded by the coding sequence ATGAAACGGGACGATTCACGGTCCGCCGTGATTCTGCTCGTCGAGGACGACCCCGACGATCAGGAGTTGACGAAGCGTGCGTTCCGGACGAGTAAACTGCGAAATCGCCTGCACATTGTGAACGATGGCGAGGCGGCGCTGAATTACCTGTATCGGAGAGGCGAGTACGCCGAAGCGCGCAAGGCGCCCCGTCCGGACTTGATTCTCCTCGACCTCAACATGCCCAAAGTCGATGGCCGCGCGGTGCTCAGCCAAATCAAAATCGATCCCGAGCTTCGCCAGATTCCCGTGGTAGTGCTTACGACTTCGTCGTCCGAAGAAGATGTCATTCGCAGCTACGAACTCGGAGTAAACTCGTACGTGCCCAAACCGGTCCACATGGACGGGTTCGTCAAGGCGATTCAGCAGTTGGAGCACTACTGGTTCGAGCTCGTCATTCTGCCGTAG
- a CDS encoding response regulator produces MSLPTYKVLVIDDDEEEYRVVSRYLRKADAATYEVSWISSYEQALADALNREHDICLLDYHLGEHTGIGLLRAMRAVGYQHPVILLTGQGNVEVDIQAMELGAFDYLEKSGLTAELLERSIRYAIENHRVREALRKANEELERRVRERTAELHRSNLELEQFAEVVAGDLQEPLRRVLKHVSAMEHAANSEEPGVALGALREMMHGTMLDVRNLDLLVTLVLEYSLTRKQRAPFDDLDLAEICREACSRLEHHIKRLAAKVDIGELPVVKGDARLLMGLFENLLDNAFKYRSERPLEIQVRATQKGDVWLCQVRDNGVGIAEEDFDEIVVMFERGDDSANAQSPGIGLPLCRKIVEYHGGRLWADSGGDVGTTICFSLPVS; encoded by the coding sequence ATGTCACTGCCCACGTATAAGGTCCTTGTCATCGACGATGACGAGGAGGAATACCGCGTTGTCTCGCGATATTTGCGAAAGGCGGACGCCGCTACCTACGAAGTTAGTTGGATTTCGTCCTACGAACAGGCGCTTGCCGACGCGCTCAACCGCGAGCACGATATCTGCCTGCTCGATTACCACCTTGGCGAACACACCGGCATTGGCCTGCTCCGGGCCATGCGCGCGGTGGGCTATCAACATCCGGTCATTCTGCTCACGGGCCAGGGCAACGTCGAGGTCGATATCCAGGCGATGGAACTCGGGGCGTTCGATTACCTCGAAAAATCCGGTCTGACCGCGGAATTGCTCGAGCGGTCGATCCGGTATGCGATCGAGAACCACCGTGTTCGCGAGGCGCTTCGCAAGGCCAACGAAGAATTGGAGCGCCGCGTGCGGGAGCGGACCGCGGAACTTCATCGCAGCAATCTCGAGTTGGAGCAGTTTGCGGAAGTCGTCGCCGGCGATCTTCAAGAACCCTTGCGCAGGGTCCTCAAACACGTGAGCGCCATGGAGCATGCGGCGAACAGCGAGGAACCGGGCGTGGCGCTTGGAGCGCTTCGGGAAATGATGCACGGGACAATGCTGGACGTGCGCAATCTGGACCTCCTTGTGACGCTCGTTCTTGAATACTCGCTGACCCGCAAGCAGCGCGCGCCGTTCGACGATCTGGACCTGGCGGAAATATGCCGCGAGGCGTGCAGCAGGCTCGAGCATCATATCAAGAGGCTGGCGGCGAAGGTCGATATTGGGGAGTTGCCCGTGGTAAAGGGCGACGCGCGCCTGCTGATGGGGCTTTTCGAAAACCTGTTGGACAACGCCTTCAAGTATCGGTCGGAGCGGCCGCTGGAGATACAGGTTCGCGCCACGCAGAAGGGCGACGTTTGGCTGTGCCAGGTACGGGACAACGGCGTGGGGATCGCGGAAGAGGATTTCGACGAGATTGTCGTGATGTTCGAACGCGGAGACGATTCGGCCAACGCGCAGAGTCCGGGTATCGGACTTCCGCTATGCCGCAAGATCGTGGAATATCACGGTGGCCGGCTGTGGGCGGATTCGGGCGGGGACGTCGGCACAACGATCTGCTTCTCGTTGCCCGTATCGTAA
- a CDS encoding metallophosphoesterase family protein, whose product MLLGIIADLHANLEATCAVLNRLDEIGPEKIVCLGDVIGYYSNPNEVIELLREREIPIVLGNHDAAVCGLDEPWFFNENAQSAILWQRANLKREHLSWLKSAAGEIRVNCDILAVHGAPGNRDDYILDWLDSMRYVEYLLSAQVRVCFFGHSHRPSIFGDRGIEPRPDHHGSFVLNPQNRYFINPGSVGQPRDRDSRAAFGLYDTEKRVFEFRRVTYDVEKTMAKTLEAGLPPQLAHRLARGR is encoded by the coding sequence ATGTTGCTGGGTATCATCGCCGATCTCCATGCCAATCTCGAAGCCACGTGCGCCGTGCTAAATAGACTCGACGAGATAGGGCCGGAGAAGATCGTCTGTCTGGGGGACGTGATCGGCTACTACTCCAATCCCAACGAAGTGATCGAACTCCTCCGCGAGCGCGAAATCCCGATAGTTCTGGGCAATCACGATGCCGCCGTGTGCGGGCTGGACGAGCCCTGGTTTTTCAACGAAAACGCGCAATCGGCCATCTTGTGGCAACGGGCAAACCTGAAACGGGAACACCTATCGTGGCTGAAGTCCGCTGCGGGAGAGATTCGCGTGAACTGCGACATCCTGGCCGTTCACGGCGCCCCGGGGAATCGAGACGACTACATCTTGGACTGGCTCGATTCCATGCGCTACGTCGAGTACCTGTTGTCCGCGCAAGTGCGCGTCTGCTTCTTCGGCCACAGCCACCGGCCGAGCATCTTCGGCGATAGAGGAATCGAACCGAGGCCCGACCACCACGGCTCGTTTGTCTTGAATCCACAGAACCGGTACTTCATCAATCCGGGCTCGGTGGGCCAACCGCGGGACCGCGATTCCCGCGCGGCATTCGGGCTTTACGACACGGAGAAACGGGTGTTTGAATTCCGCCGCGTCACCTACGATGTAGAGAAAACGATGGCGAAGACCTTGGAGGCCGGGCTACCGCCGCAGTTGGCGCACCGGCTCGCCAGGGGCAGGTAA